GCAGGCGGTGCTGGCGCGCCGGCGCGCGGCCGGCCTGCTGGGCAAGGCCATCTGCGGCCACGCCGGTTTTAACTTCGACATCGACATCCACCTCGGCGCCGGCGCCTACGTCTGCGGCGAGGAATCCGCGCTCATCGAATCCCTGGAGGGCAAGCGCGGGATACCCCGCAACCGCCCGCCCTACCCCGTCACCCGCGGCTATCTCATGCAACCGACCACGGTGAACAACGTCGAGACCTTCTGCGCAGCGGCATTGATCGCGCAACGCGGCGGCGATTGGTACGGCGGCATCGGCACGGCCCAGTCCACGGGCAGCAAGGTCCTGTCGGTATCCGGTGACTGCGCGCAACCCGGCATCTACGAGTACCCCTTTGGCGTCACGATACGCGAAGTACTGGAGGAATGCGGGGCGGATCGCACCCAGGCGGTACAGGTCAGCGGTCCCTCCGGCACCTGCATCGACAGCACCGGGTTCGGGCGCCGCATCGGCTTCGAGGACCTGCCGACCGCCGGGGCCTTCATGATCTTCGATGAGTCGCGCGACATGTTCGAGGTGGCCCGCAACTTCACCCACTTCTTCGCGCACGAGAGCTGCGGTTTCTGTACCCCCTGCCGGGTCGGTACCACGCTGCTGTGCAATGTCACGGACAAGCTGCACGGCGGCAAGGGGTCCCGCCACGATCTGGACCAGATCTTCCGGCTCAGTCGGGTACTGCAGTCCGCCAGTCACTGCGGCCTCGGCCAAACGGCCTGCAATCCCCTGCTGGATACCATCAAGCGTTTTCGCCCGGCCTACGAACGCCGGCTGGAGTCGCTCGAGTTCGCACCGGCCTTTGACCTGGACGGGGCGCTCGCACGGGCACGCGAGATGACCGGCCGCGACGATGCAGGGGCCCACCTGAGGTTTGAGGAATGAGCGACGCAGGCAAACCCGCGACCTTCCTGCTGGACGGGCAAGAGGTGCCGTTCGAACCCGGGCAGACGGTGATCCAGGCCGCGCTCTGCGCGGGCCGCTACATCCCGCACCTCTGCTACCACCCGGAGTTCAAGCCACATGGCAGCTGCAAGGTCTGCATGGTGGAGGTCGATGGCCGGATCATGGCTTCCTGTACCCTGCAGGCCAAGGCCGGCATGCAGGTGGTGAGCCGCACCGATAAACTCAACAGCGACCGCCAGACCCTGGTGCAGATGCTGTTCGTTGAGGGCAACCATTTCTGCCCCTCCTGTGAAGCGAGCGGAAACTGCCTGCTGCAGGCGGTGGCCTACGATCTCGATATCATGTCGTCCGGTCTCGACTACCTGTTCCCGAACCGTCAGGTGGATGCCTCGCACCCCGGGATCCTGCTGGATTTCAATCGCTGTATCCTGTGCGAACTCTGCGTACGCGCGTCCCGGGAGGTCGACGGCAAGAACGTATTCGCCCTCTCGGGCCGCGGCATCGGCAAACACCTCATCGTGAACGCGGAGTCAAAACGCCTGGCCGATACCGATGTTGCCGTGACCGACAAGGCCGTGCACGTATGTCCCGTCGGGGTCATCCTACACAAAGGGATCGGTTTCCGCGTACCCATCGGCGAGCGGCGTTTCGACCAGCGGCCGATCAGCGCCCAGGCGCTGGAGGACGCACCCTGCATCGGGAAAGACCGGCACGAGGACTCGGCGTGAGCGTTAGCCCGCAAGCCAAGCTGCGCGTGGCGACTACCTCGCTGGCCGGCTGCTTCGGCTGCCACATGTCGTTGCTAGACATCGACGGGCGCTTGTTCGAACTGCTGGACCGCATCGAGTTCGACCGCTCGCCCTTTACCGACATCAAGCATTGCGGCCCCTGTGATATCGGCTTCATCGAAGGGGGAATATGCAACGCGGAGAACGTGCACGTGCTGCACGAGTTTCGCCGCAACTGCAAGATCCTGGTCGCGGTCGGCGCCTGTGCGGTGAACGGTGGCCTGCCGGCCCAGCGCAACCACCTCGATCTCGGCGCCTGCCTGCAGGAGGTCTATGTGACCGAGGTCAGCCTCGCCAAGGGTTGCATCCCCAACGACCCCGAGCTGCCGCTGCCCCTCGACAAGGTGCACCCCCTGCACGAGGTGGTGAAGATCGACTATTCCCTGCCCGGCTGCCCGCCGAGTGCGGACGCGATCTGGAAGTTTCTCACCGACCTGCTGGACGGACGCACCCCGCATCTAGGCCACGGCCTGATCCACTACGACTGAGCGCACGCGGGAGTACGCCCCATGAGCACTGAACTGGAAACCGCCGACAATCCCGGCCGGATGAAACGGGTCGTCATCGAACCGCTGTCCCGCGTGGAGGGGCACGGCAAGGTATCCATCCTGCTCGACGAGGATGACCACGTGAAGCAGGTCCGGCTGCACATCGTCGAGTTCCGCGGCTTCGAGAAGTTCATCCAGGGCAGGCCCTACTGGGAGATTCCGGTCATGGTCCAGCGCCTGTGCGGCATCTGCCCGGTCAGCCATCACCTGGCAGCAGCGAAGGCACTGGACCAGGTGGTGGGCGCCGACCGGCTCACCCCGACAGCGGAAAAGGTCCGCCGGCTCATGCATTACGGGCAGATCCTGCAGTCCCATGCACTGCACTTCTTCCACCTGTCCTCGCCCGACCTGCTGTTCGGCTTCGACTCGGACATCGCGCGGCGCAACATCGTCGCCGTCGCGGCCGAGTACCCGGAGATCGCGCGGCAGGGCGTGCTGCTGCGTCGCTTTGGTCAGGAGGTGATACGGATAACCGCGGGCAAACGCGTGCACGGGACCGGCGCGATCCCGGGCGGCGTCAACCAGGCAGTGAAGCAGGCGGAACGCGATACGCTGCTCAAGGACGTCTACCAGATCATCGGCTGGTGCCGCGAGGCAGTGCAACTGGCGAAGCGCCTGCACCTGTCAAATGTCGCGCTCTACAACAGCTTCGGTGCGTTTCGTTCCAACTTGATGAGTCTGGTCGCCCCAGACGGTGCGATGGATCTCTACCACGGCGTGCTGCGGGCGCGCGACAGCAACGGCAATATCATTCTCGACAAGGCCGATTACAGCCATTACTGGGACCACATCACCGAGGAGGTCAGGCCCTGGTCCTACATGAAGTTTCCCTACCTCCGGTCGCTCGGAGCAGACACGGGCTGGTACAAGGTGGGCCCTCTCGCCCGCGTCCAGAACTGCGACCACATACCGACGCCATTCGCCGAGGCGGAACGCCGTGAGTTCGTGGATTTCGGCGGCGGCCTGCCTGTGCATGCCACCCTGGCCTTCCACTGGGCCCGCATGATCGAACTGCTGTTCGCAGCGGAATCCATCAAGACGCTGTTGCACGATGAGGACATACTAGGAGATGACCTGGTGGTTACCGGTAAACGTCGCAGCCGCGGCGTGGGTGTCATCGAGGCACCACGTGGCACCCTGATCCATCATTACCGCGTGAACGAAGACGACCTGGCGGTCCGCGCCAACCTCATCGTGTCGACGACGCACAACAACCAGGCGATGAACGAGGCGATCCGCCATGTCGCAAAACGCTACCTGGACGGTCGCCGACTGACCGAGGGACTCCTCAATCACATCGAGGTAGCGATCCGCGCTTTCGATCCCTGCCTGTCCTGTGCCACCCACGCCCTGGGCAGGATGCCGTTCCACGTCGAACTGTTCGACGCGGAGGGTGAACGCATCGATCAGCTGGTCAAATATTCCTACGAGCGGGGTTCCTGACCCGGTAAGCGAGGATGGAAGCGACGGCACCTGTCCTGATCATCGGCATCGGTAACCCGAGCCGCGGCGACGACGCCATCGGCCCGCTCGCGATCGAGCGCCTGGCGACGCTCGATCTTGCTGACGTTGAATTGCTGACCGACTTCCAGTTGCAGGTCGAACATGCACTCGACCTGGTCGGGCGGCGCGAGGTGATCTTCATCGACGCCGCCGCCGCCGGCGTGGCGCCCTTCGACTTCCGCCCGGTCGTCCCGACCGCGGATCCCGGGCCGCTGTCCCATGCCCTCAGCCCCGCAGCCGTCCTGGCCGCATTCCGCAGCGTATGCACGGCAGCGCCGCCGGCTGCGTTCGCGCTGGCCGTACGCGGCTATGACTTCACGCTGGGCGCGCCCCTGAGCACACGCGCCACCGCAAATCTCGCTGCGGCCCTGCCGCTGCTCGCGGCACGATTCGCCGCGCACAAGACACCAGCGTAGCCGCGCGGCGTCTGATCACGCCGCCGCGCGGGTGCCGGTGCACCAGCACGAGGCGGGGCCGTGCAAAAAGCTGGATTTTG
The genomic region above belongs to Pseudomonadota bacterium and contains:
- a CDS encoding 2Fe-2S iron-sulfur cluster-binding protein; translated protein: MSDAGKPATFLLDGQEVPFEPGQTVIQAALCAGRYIPHLCYHPEFKPHGSCKVCMVEVDGRIMASCTLQAKAGMQVVSRTDKLNSDRQTLVQMLFVEGNHFCPSCEASGNCLLQAVAYDLDIMSSGLDYLFPNRQVDASHPGILLDFNRCILCELCVRASREVDGKNVFALSGRGIGKHLIVNAESKRLADTDVAVTDKAVHVCPVGVILHKGIGFRVPIGERRFDQRPISAQALEDAPCIGKDRHEDSA
- a CDS encoding NAD(P)H-dependent oxidoreductase subunit E, which produces MEEERRLDAVIERHGGQATALLQILIEAQEIEGWLPAQTITYLARRLGLPRARVEGVAGFYSFLHLERAGRYRVLFSDNITDRMAGNRDLLDRFCNQLWLERGRTSEDGLVTADTTSCTGMCDQGPALLVNGWAIPRLSVARIDEIAELVRSQTPLDGWPAELFQVQDNIRRRDILLDATLEPGAAIRAALGRGPLATLEEIQRSNLRGRGGAGYHTALKWQSCRDASGDRHYVVCNADEGEPGTFKDRVLLQRCADLVIEGMTVCALVIGAASGFLYLRGEYRHLLAPLQAVLARRRAAGLLGKAICGHAGFNFDIDIHLGAGAYVCGEESALIESLEGKRGIPRNRPPYPVTRGYLMQPTTVNNVETFCAAALIAQRGGDWYGGIGTAQSTGSKVLSVSGDCAQPGIYEYPFGVTIREVLEECGADRTQAVQVSGPSGTCIDSTGFGRRIGFEDLPTAGAFMIFDESRDMFEVARNFTHFFAHESCGFCTPCRVGTTLLCNVTDKLHGGKGSRHDLDQIFRLSRVLQSASHCGLGQTACNPLLDTIKRFRPAYERRLESLEFAPAFDLDGALARAREMTGRDDAGAHLRFEE
- a CDS encoding NADP oxidoreductase, whose amino-acid sequence is MSVSPQAKLRVATTSLAGCFGCHMSLLDIDGRLFELLDRIEFDRSPFTDIKHCGPCDIGFIEGGICNAENVHVLHEFRRNCKILVAVGACAVNGGLPAQRNHLDLGACLQEVYVTEVSLAKGCIPNDPELPLPLDKVHPLHEVVKIDYSLPGCPPSADAIWKFLTDLLDGRTPHLGHGLIHYD
- a CDS encoding Ni/Fe hydrogenase subunit alpha; translation: MSTELETADNPGRMKRVVIEPLSRVEGHGKVSILLDEDDHVKQVRLHIVEFRGFEKFIQGRPYWEIPVMVQRLCGICPVSHHLAAAKALDQVVGADRLTPTAEKVRRLMHYGQILQSHALHFFHLSSPDLLFGFDSDIARRNIVAVAAEYPEIARQGVLLRRFGQEVIRITAGKRVHGTGAIPGGVNQAVKQAERDTLLKDVYQIIGWCREAVQLAKRLHLSNVALYNSFGAFRSNLMSLVAPDGAMDLYHGVLRARDSNGNIILDKADYSHYWDHITEEVRPWSYMKFPYLRSLGADTGWYKVGPLARVQNCDHIPTPFAEAERREFVDFGGGLPVHATLAFHWARMIELLFAAESIKTLLHDEDILGDDLVVTGKRRSRGVGVIEAPRGTLIHHYRVNEDDLAVRANLIVSTTHNNQAMNEAIRHVAKRYLDGRRLTEGLLNHIEVAIRAFDPCLSCATHALGRMPFHVELFDAEGERIDQLVKYSYERGS
- a CDS encoding hydrogenase maturation protease gives rise to the protein MEATAPVLIIGIGNPSRGDDAIGPLAIERLATLDLADVELLTDFQLQVEHALDLVGRREVIFIDAAAAGVAPFDFRPVVPTADPGPLSHALSPAAVLAAFRSVCTAAPPAAFALAVRGYDFTLGAPLSTRATANLAAALPLLAARFAAHKTPA